Proteins encoded by one window of Ovis canadensis isolate MfBH-ARS-UI-01 breed Bighorn chromosome 14, ARS-UI_OviCan_v2, whole genome shotgun sequence:
- the ZNF772 gene encoding zinc finger protein 772 isoform X1 — translation MAAAVLTDPAQGNVTFEDVFVSFSQEEWGLLDEAQRLLYHEVMLENYALMASLGYASSMSHGVSPQELGREPWVSDWADTTPALTREAQSAGGPGCWHGMKEDEIRFEQSISVKRVSKGMIPKMIPSSQKAHPCETCGPILRDVLHMAEHQETRPGQKPYLCVACGKQLGFSANFPLHNQYSGEKPCKRDMHRALLVSSCPVQSLKTPLTTREGCEDFPTSSSMFQQHYPLSKWNPQSDTHCAEVFHSGQKHYECSECGKAFSRKDSLVQHQRVHTGERPYKCSECGKTFSRKPILAQHQRIHTGEMPYECGICGKVFNHSSNLIVHQRVHTGARPYKCSECGKAYSHKSTLVQHESIHTGERPYECSECGKYFGHKYRLIKHWSVHTGARPYECIACGKFFSQSSDLIAHQRVHNGEKPYVCSECGKAFSHKHVLMQHLRIHTGERPYKCSECGKAFRQRASLIRHWKVHAGERP, via the exons ATGGCGGCCGCGGTGCTGACGGACCCGGCGCAG GGGAATGTGACCTTTGAGGACGTGTTCGTGTCCTTCTCCCAGGAGGAGTGGGGGCTCCTTGATGAGGCTCAGAGGCTCTTGTACCACGAAGTGATGTTGGAGAACTATGCACTGATGGCCTCACTGG GATATGCATCTTCTATGTCCCATGGGGTTTCCCCACAGGAGCTTGGCAGGGAGCCCTGGGTCTCTGACTGGGCCGACACAACTCCAGCCCTGACCAGAGAGGCTCAGAGTGCAGGTGGCCCTG GTTGTTGGCATGGAATGAAGGAGGATGAGATCCGTTTTGAGCAGAGCATTTCTGTGAAAAGAGTGTCTAAGGGCATGATTCCTAAGATGATTCCATCTTCCCAGAAGGCCCACCCCTGTGAGACATGTGGCCCGATCTTGAGAGATGTTCTGCACATGGCTGAGCACCAAGAAACACGTCCTGGGCAGAAACCATACctgtgtgtggcatgtgggaaacAGCTGGGGTTCAGTGCAAACTTCCCCCTCCACAATCAGTACAGTGGAGAGAAACCCTGCAAGCGGGACATGCACAGGGCCCTTCTTGTGAGCAGCTGCCCTGTCCAGTCGTTGAAGACACCTCTTACCACGAGGGAGGGTTGTGAGGATTTCCCAACCAGCTCAAGCATGTTTCAGCAGCATTACCCTCTTAGCAAGTGGAACCCACAAAGTGACACCCACTGTGCAGAGGTCTTTCACAGTGGACAAAAGCATTATGAGTGCAGcgaatgtgggaaggccttcagcCGCAAGGACTCACTTGTTCAGCACCAGAGAGTCCACACTGGAGAGAGGCCTTATAAGTGCAGCGAATGTGGGAAAACCTTTAGCCGCAAACCCATACTTGCACAGCACCAGAGGATCCACACTGGAGAGATGCCTTACGAGTGTGGCATATGTGGGAAAGTGTTTAATCATAGCTCTAATCTCATTGTACACCAGAGAGTCCACACTGGAGCACGGCCTTACAAGTGCAGCGAATGTGGGAAAGCCTACAGTCATAAATCCACGCTTGTTCAGCATGAGAGTATCCACACCGGAGAAAGGCCTTatgagtgcagtgaatgtgggaaataCTTCGGCCACAAATACAGACTCATTAAGCACTGGAGTGTTCATACTGGGGCACGGCCTTATGAGTGCATTGCATGTGGGAAGTTTTTCAGCCAAAGCTCCGATCTTATTGCCCACCAGAGAGTTCACAATGGTGAGAAGCCGTATGTGTGCAGTGAGTGTGGAAAAGCCTTTAGCCACAAACATGTGCTTATGCAGCACCTTAGAATCCACACTGGAGAAAGGCCATATAAATGCAGtgagtgtgggaaagccttcaggcaaagggcttccctcatcAGACATTGGAAGGTTCACGCTGGAGAAAGGCCTTAG
- the ZNF772 gene encoding zinc finger protein 772 isoform X2, which yields MAAAVLTDPAQGNVTFEDVFVSFSQEEWGLLDEAQRLLYHEVMLENYALMASLGCWHGMKEDEIRFEQSISVKRVSKGMIPKMIPSSQKAHPCETCGPILRDVLHMAEHQETRPGQKPYLCVACGKQLGFSANFPLHNQYSGEKPCKRDMHRALLVSSCPVQSLKTPLTTREGCEDFPTSSSMFQQHYPLSKWNPQSDTHCAEVFHSGQKHYECSECGKAFSRKDSLVQHQRVHTGERPYKCSECGKTFSRKPILAQHQRIHTGEMPYECGICGKVFNHSSNLIVHQRVHTGARPYKCSECGKAYSHKSTLVQHESIHTGERPYECSECGKYFGHKYRLIKHWSVHTGARPYECIACGKFFSQSSDLIAHQRVHNGEKPYVCSECGKAFSHKHVLMQHLRIHTGERPYKCSECGKAFRQRASLIRHWKVHAGERP from the exons ATGGCGGCCGCGGTGCTGACGGACCCGGCGCAG GGGAATGTGACCTTTGAGGACGTGTTCGTGTCCTTCTCCCAGGAGGAGTGGGGGCTCCTTGATGAGGCTCAGAGGCTCTTGTACCACGAAGTGATGTTGGAGAACTATGCACTGATGGCCTCACTGG GTTGTTGGCATGGAATGAAGGAGGATGAGATCCGTTTTGAGCAGAGCATTTCTGTGAAAAGAGTGTCTAAGGGCATGATTCCTAAGATGATTCCATCTTCCCAGAAGGCCCACCCCTGTGAGACATGTGGCCCGATCTTGAGAGATGTTCTGCACATGGCTGAGCACCAAGAAACACGTCCTGGGCAGAAACCATACctgtgtgtggcatgtgggaaacAGCTGGGGTTCAGTGCAAACTTCCCCCTCCACAATCAGTACAGTGGAGAGAAACCCTGCAAGCGGGACATGCACAGGGCCCTTCTTGTGAGCAGCTGCCCTGTCCAGTCGTTGAAGACACCTCTTACCACGAGGGAGGGTTGTGAGGATTTCCCAACCAGCTCAAGCATGTTTCAGCAGCATTACCCTCTTAGCAAGTGGAACCCACAAAGTGACACCCACTGTGCAGAGGTCTTTCACAGTGGACAAAAGCATTATGAGTGCAGcgaatgtgggaaggccttcagcCGCAAGGACTCACTTGTTCAGCACCAGAGAGTCCACACTGGAGAGAGGCCTTATAAGTGCAGCGAATGTGGGAAAACCTTTAGCCGCAAACCCATACTTGCACAGCACCAGAGGATCCACACTGGAGAGATGCCTTACGAGTGTGGCATATGTGGGAAAGTGTTTAATCATAGCTCTAATCTCATTGTACACCAGAGAGTCCACACTGGAGCACGGCCTTACAAGTGCAGCGAATGTGGGAAAGCCTACAGTCATAAATCCACGCTTGTTCAGCATGAGAGTATCCACACCGGAGAAAGGCCTTatgagtgcagtgaatgtgggaaataCTTCGGCCACAAATACAGACTCATTAAGCACTGGAGTGTTCATACTGGGGCACGGCCTTATGAGTGCATTGCATGTGGGAAGTTTTTCAGCCAAAGCTCCGATCTTATTGCCCACCAGAGAGTTCACAATGGTGAGAAGCCGTATGTGTGCAGTGAGTGTGGAAAAGCCTTTAGCCACAAACATGTGCTTATGCAGCACCTTAGAATCCACACTGGAGAAAGGCCATATAAATGCAGtgagtgtgggaaagccttcaggcaaagggcttccctcatcAGACATTGGAAGGTTCACGCTGGAGAAAGGCCTTAG